CCTTCCTATGTCTTTCGACACGCCTGAACAAATTGATCAGGTGCTGATTTTCCTTACAGGAATGGATATCCAAGTCCTGAACCAAGCAGATGTAGAAAGACAAAAAGAAAGGAAGAAAGAAGCCAAAGAGCTAGAAGGCCTCGCCAAGCGTACAGAGGGAACTCCAGATGATCCCGTACGTATGTATTTGAAAGAAATGGGAACGGTTCCTCTTTTAACTAGAGAGGAAGAAGTTGAAATTTCTAAGAGAATAGAAAAAGCACAAGTTCAAATTGAACGTATTATTTTACGTTTTCGTTATTCCTCGAAAGAAGCTATTTCCATAGCACAGTATCTGATCAATGGAAAAGAGCGTTTTGATAAAATTATCTCGGAAAAAGAAGTAGAAGATAAAGCACATTTCCTTAAGTTGCTCCCTAAGTTAATAACCTTGCTTAAGGAAGAAGATGTCTATCTAGAATCACTCCTCTTAGCATTGAAGCAAAGTAATCTATCAAAACAAGAAAGTGCGAAATTAAATGATAATTTAGAAAAATGTCGTATCCGTACGCAGGCGTATCTACGTTGTTTCCACTGTCGTCACAATGTTACAGAGGATTTTGGCGAAGTTGTCTTTAAAGCATACGACTCTTTCTTACAGTTAGAACAACAAATTAATGATTTGAAAGTTCGAGCAGAAAGAAATAAATTTGCAGCAGCAAAATTAGATGCTGCTAAACGCAGATTATATAAACGAGAAGTCGCTGCAGGACGAACTCTGGAAGAGTTCAAAAAAGACGTGCGTATGTTGCAACGTTGGATGGATAAGAGCCAGGAAGCTAAAAAAGAAATGGTTGAATCCAACTTGCGTTTAGTAATTTCCATAGCTAAAAAATATACAAACCGCGGTCTATCCTTCTTAGATTTGATTCAGGAGGGTAACATGGGCTTGATGAAGGCTGTAGAAAAATTTGAATACCGCAGAGGATATAAATTTTCTACTTATGCCACTTGGTGGATTCGTCAGGCAGTTACTCGTGCTATAGCTGATCAAGCGCGAACTATTCGTATTCCTGTGCACATGATTGAAACCATAAATAAGGTTCTTCGGGGCGCGAAGAAATTAATGATGGAAACAGGTAAGGAGCCTACTCCAGAGGAGTTGGCTGAAGAATTAGGATTAACTCCTGATCGGGTGCGGGAAATTTATAAAATTGCCCAGCATCCTATTTCTTTACAGGCAGAAGTTGGCGAAGGAGGCG
This DNA window, taken from Chlamydia sp. 04-14, encodes the following:
- a CDS encoding RNA polymerase sigma factor gives rise to the protein MLMNTQNGQATEAAHEEEAQKKLEELVSLAKDQGFITYEEINEILPMSFDTPEQIDQVLIFLTGMDIQVLNQADVERQKERKKEAKELEGLAKRTEGTPDDPVRMYLKEMGTVPLLTREEEVEISKRIEKAQVQIERIILRFRYSSKEAISIAQYLINGKERFDKIISEKEVEDKAHFLKLLPKLITLLKEEDVYLESLLLALKQSNLSKQESAKLNDNLEKCRIRTQAYLRCFHCRHNVTEDFGEVVFKAYDSFLQLEQQINDLKVRAERNKFAAAKLDAAKRRLYKREVAAGRTLEEFKKDVRMLQRWMDKSQEAKKEMVESNLRLVISIAKKYTNRGLSFLDLIQEGNMGLMKAVEKFEYRRGYKFSTYATWWIRQAVTRAIADQARTIRIPVHMIETINKVLRGAKKLMMETGKEPTPEELAEELGLTPDRVREIYKIAQHPISLQAEVGEGGESSFGDFLEDTGVESPAEATGYSMLKDKMKEVLKTLTDRERFVLIHRFGLLDGKPKTLEEVGSAFNVTRERIRQIEAKALRKMRHPIRSKQLRAFLDLLEEEKTGSGKAKNIKGK